In the genome of Pseudomonas sp. HS6, one region contains:
- a CDS encoding sigma-70 family RNA polymerase sigma factor → MPLPATAFDYEARLAACSRGEREALRELYVQEGPRLLGVARRLVRDTALAEDIVHDAFIKIWAGASGFDPARGSARGWMYSVTRHLALNLLRDHGRETPLNDSNESLASDDGFDALAQSTRIHRCLHQLEPQRRRCILHAYVDGYSHAQIAQRLDTPLGTVKAWIKRSLNALRECMG, encoded by the coding sequence ATGCCCTTGCCCGCTACCGCATTCGATTACGAAGCCCGCCTCGCCGCCTGTTCTCGCGGCGAGCGCGAGGCCCTGCGCGAATTGTATGTGCAGGAAGGTCCGCGGTTGCTCGGTGTAGCCCGGCGTCTGGTGCGTGATACGGCGCTGGCGGAGGACATCGTCCATGATGCGTTCATCAAGATCTGGGCCGGCGCGTCGGGGTTTGATCCGGCGCGCGGTTCGGCCCGGGGCTGGATGTACAGCGTGACCCGGCATCTGGCGCTGAATCTGTTGCGCGATCACGGCCGGGAAACCCCGCTGAATGACAGCAACGAATCACTGGCGAGTGATGACGGGTTCGACGCGCTGGCGCAATCGACGCGTATCCACCGCTGCCTGCATCAACTGGAACCGCAACGCCGCCGCTGCATCCTTCACGCCTATGTCGACGGTTACAGCCACGCGCAGATCGCCCAACGCCTCGACACGCCGCTGGGCACCGTCAAAGCCTGGATCAAACGCAGCCTCAATGCGTTGCGGGAGTGCATGGGATGA
- a CDS encoding type VI secretion system tip protein VgrG, with product MFSPANQAHFNLTIDGADSDFQVLSFTGREALNTPFEFELELVSEKASINLESLLHKLAFLQLSPSGSGIHGLIYSIAQGEAGKRLTRYKISLRPQLSYLAHRFNQRIFQQMTVQQIISQVLEEHGILASDYHFQLSAIYPERIYCTQYDESDLHFVQRLCEEEGIHYHFQHTASGHKLTFGDDQTVFPKLAPVAYQQDSGLVADKPVVKRFGLRLATRTSRTTRRDYDFVKPKIELESDAKSSAQPDLEDYDYPGRFVDRERGKHLANRNLERHRSDYRLAEGNSDQPILVTGHFLALTDHANPTWNDLWLLTEIFHEGKQPQVLEESVTSDTTDNKDDFHQGYRNRFSAIPWDVPYRPPLDHPKPKVLGSQSAVVTGPEGEEIFCDQYGRVKVQFFWDREGQHDDKTTCWMRVASSWAAETFGSINIPRVGMEVLITFLEGDPDQPLITGCLYHGANLPPYKLPDFKTLATVKSKEYKGSRANELRIDDTTSEISIALRSDHGASAINLGYLTHPRPSGGQPRGEGFELRTDRHGAVRAGAGLLITTEPRPNESKHHKDLPETAERLATASDQQDGFATQAKELQAQEAGDQDDVAKALHAQHQGVLGSGPANLTANEFPEFTEPHLVLASPAGIALTTPRSSHIATGEHLALSSTGHTSFSIGKRLLASASRGMRLFVQSMGWRLVAASGDIDVKALKDSINLLAKLNITANADRITITAKTELVIQGGGSATTYNAGGITHATSGPYTAHAANFAYTGAKSLAGVFPEPPKPGKGNLELFNQYAGRQGIKEGDYEVIDALGKSIKGKLDAKGFASVAGAAPGPARVLFGKDPADTWSDGSYIGKPEWPLNPPGAEDIPSQVQAMVAQALPSKNWDMLEKGKELAQTGMGAIQTAQGAMQTAQQVKGAVQGGVMGLPKLASAAMPSASGILGAASKSGKLPTLPAPALPKTSIKTPGLLAGEMLS from the coding sequence ATGTTCTCACCGGCCAACCAGGCTCATTTCAACCTGACCATCGATGGCGCGGACAGCGATTTCCAGGTGCTGTCGTTCACCGGTCGGGAGGCCCTCAACACGCCCTTCGAATTCGAGTTGGAACTGGTCAGCGAAAAGGCCTCGATCAACCTCGAAAGCTTGCTGCACAAACTGGCGTTTCTTCAGCTGTCGCCCAGCGGAAGCGGCATTCACGGGCTGATCTACAGCATCGCTCAGGGCGAGGCGGGCAAGCGCCTGACCCGCTACAAGATCTCCCTGCGTCCGCAGCTTTCGTACCTCGCGCACCGCTTCAACCAGCGCATCTTCCAGCAGATGACCGTGCAGCAGATCATCAGTCAGGTGCTGGAAGAGCACGGCATTCTTGCCAGCGATTACCACTTCCAGCTCAGCGCGATTTACCCGGAGCGGATCTACTGCACGCAGTACGACGAGAGTGACCTGCATTTCGTCCAGCGCCTGTGTGAGGAGGAGGGGATTCACTACCACTTCCAGCACACCGCCAGCGGCCACAAACTCACCTTCGGCGATGACCAGACGGTGTTCCCGAAACTGGCGCCGGTGGCCTATCAGCAGGACTCCGGGCTGGTGGCGGACAAACCGGTGGTCAAGCGTTTCGGCCTGCGTCTGGCCACCCGCACCAGCCGCACCACGCGGCGCGATTACGACTTCGTCAAACCGAAGATCGAGCTGGAAAGCGATGCCAAGAGCAGCGCCCAGCCGGACCTGGAAGACTACGATTACCCGGGGCGTTTCGTGGACCGCGAGCGCGGCAAGCACCTGGCCAACCGCAACCTCGAACGCCACCGCAGCGACTATCGCCTGGCCGAAGGCAACAGCGACCAGCCGATCCTCGTCACCGGGCATTTTCTGGCCCTGACCGACCACGCCAATCCGACGTGGAACGACCTCTGGTTGCTCACGGAAATCTTCCACGAAGGCAAGCAGCCGCAAGTGCTGGAAGAGTCGGTGACCAGCGACACCACCGACAACAAAGACGATTTCCACCAGGGCTACCGCAACCGCTTCAGCGCCATCCCGTGGGACGTGCCGTACCGTCCGCCGCTGGATCACCCGAAACCCAAGGTTCTCGGTTCGCAAAGCGCGGTGGTCACCGGCCCCGAAGGTGAAGAAATCTTCTGCGACCAGTACGGCCGGGTGAAGGTGCAGTTCTTCTGGGACCGCGAAGGCCAGCACGACGACAAGACCACCTGCTGGATGCGCGTGGCCTCGAGTTGGGCCGCTGAAACCTTTGGTTCGATCAACATTCCGCGGGTCGGCATGGAAGTGTTGATCACCTTCCTCGAAGGCGATCCCGACCAGCCGCTAATCACCGGTTGCCTGTACCACGGCGCCAACCTGCCGCCGTACAAACTGCCGGATTTCAAGACCCTCGCCACGGTCAAGAGCAAGGAATACAAGGGCAGCCGCGCCAACGAACTGCGCATCGACGACACCACCAGCGAGATCAGCATCGCGCTGCGCAGTGATCACGGGGCGAGTGCGATCAACCTCGGTTACCTGACTCATCCACGTCCTTCAGGTGGGCAGCCACGCGGCGAAGGTTTTGAACTGCGCACCGACCGCCACGGCGCCGTGCGTGCCGGTGCCGGCCTGCTGATTACCACCGAGCCGCGCCCGAACGAATCGAAACACCACAAAGACCTGCCGGAAACCGCCGAACGCCTGGCCACCGCCAGCGATCAACAGGATGGTTTCGCCACGCAGGCCAAAGAGCTTCAGGCTCAGGAAGCGGGCGACCAGGACGACGTGGCCAAGGCCTTGCACGCCCAGCACCAAGGAGTACTCGGCAGCGGTCCGGCGAACCTCACCGCCAACGAATTCCCCGAGTTCACCGAGCCGCATCTGGTACTCGCCAGCCCGGCCGGCATCGCCCTGACCACACCGCGCTCCAGCCACATCGCCACCGGCGAACACCTGGCGCTGAGCAGCACCGGGCACACCAGTTTTTCCATTGGCAAACGCCTGCTGGCCAGTGCCAGTCGCGGCATGCGCCTGTTCGTGCAGAGCATGGGCTGGCGGCTGGTGGCGGCCTCTGGCGACATTGACGTCAAGGCGCTGAAGGACAGCATCAACCTGCTGGCCAAACTCAACATCACCGCCAACGCTGACCGCATCACCATCACCGCCAAGACCGAACTGGTGATCCAGGGCGGCGGCAGCGCCACCACCTACAACGCCGGCGGCATCACCCACGCCACCAGCGGTCCGTACACCGCGCATGCGGCGAACTTCGCCTACACCGGCGCCAAAAGTCTGGCCGGCGTGTTCCCGGAACCGCCGAAACCGGGCAAGGGCAACCTCGAATTGTTCAACCAGTACGCCGGGCGCCAGGGCATCAAGGAGGGTGATTACGAAGTCATCGATGCGCTGGGCAAAAGCATCAAGGGCAAGCTCGACGCCAAGGGTTTCGCCAGCGTTGCCGGTGCGGCCCCGGGCCCGGCACGCGTGCTGTTCGGCAAGGATCCGGCGGACACCTGGAGCGATGGCAGCTACATCGGCAAGCCGGAATGGCCGTTGAACCCGCCGGGGGCCGAAGACATTCCGAGCCAGGTGCAGGCCATGGTCGCGCAGGCGTTGCCGAGCAAGAACTGGGACATGTTGGAGAAGGGCAAGGAATTGGCGCAGACAGGGATGGGTGCAATACAAACCGCGCAAGGTGCGATGCAAACGGCGCAGCAGGTGAAAGGCGCCGTGCAGGGCGGGGTGATGGGGCTGCCGAAACTGGCGAGTGCGGCGATGCCGAGTGCGTCGGGGATTCTCGGGGCGGCGAGCAAGAGCGGCAAGTTGCCAACGCTGCCGGCTCCAGCTCTGCCAAAAACTTCTATTAAAACCCCGGGCCTGCTGGCGGGTGAGATGTTGTCATGA
- a CDS encoding glutathione S-transferase N-terminal domain-containing protein codes for MYQLYGHRNSGAAAIEAALELCQIAYRFIDIEASAEAAQELARLNPLKQIPTLQLPDGSALTESAAILIHLGLSFPKSGLLPANAVDRDQAIRGLVYIVSNCYGAIGVIDYPERWLVMPDEASRQNLMAGARERLHWMWDVFADQFSAELYLDDETPGALDVLAAVVTRWAGTREHLRQARPGFYAWLQRIDRHPVLAPVLARHWPA; via the coding sequence ATGTATCAGCTCTACGGACATCGCAATTCAGGGGCGGCGGCCATCGAAGCGGCGCTCGAGCTGTGCCAGATCGCTTATCGCTTCATCGACATCGAAGCCAGCGCCGAAGCGGCTCAGGAATTGGCCAGGCTCAATCCGCTCAAGCAGATTCCGACCCTGCAACTTCCCGATGGCAGCGCGCTTACTGAGAGCGCGGCGATCCTGATTCATCTCGGGTTGAGTTTTCCAAAGTCCGGTTTGCTGCCGGCCAACGCCGTCGACCGTGATCAGGCGATTCGTGGCCTGGTGTACATCGTCAGTAATTGCTACGGAGCCATCGGTGTCATCGACTACCCCGAACGCTGGCTGGTGATGCCGGATGAAGCGTCGCGGCAGAACCTGATGGCCGGCGCTCGGGAGCGATTGCACTGGATGTGGGACGTGTTCGCCGACCAGTTTTCCGCCGAGCTGTACCTGGACGATGAAACACCGGGGGCGCTGGATGTATTGGCGGCGGTGGTGACGCGCTGGGCCGGCACCCGCGAACACCTGCGTCAGGCTCGGCCCGGGTTCTATGCGTGGCTGCAACGCATCGACCGGCACCCGGTGCTGGCGCCGGTCTTGGCGCGGCATTGGCCTGCTTGA
- a CDS encoding CBS domain-containing protein: protein MKTVAQLLKLKDQKNQEVHQIKPDHMVLEALMKMAEKNVGALLVVEDEKVVGIISERDYARKLVLHGRSSVGTPVRDIMVANVITVDTHQTVDTCLSIMSDKRLRHLPVVENGKLLGLLSIGDLVKEAIAEQAELIKQLEQYIRGE, encoded by the coding sequence ATGAAAACCGTCGCCCAACTGCTCAAGCTCAAAGATCAGAAAAATCAGGAAGTGCACCAGATCAAACCCGATCACATGGTGCTCGAAGCGCTGATGAAGATGGCCGAGAAAAACGTCGGCGCCTTGCTCGTGGTGGAGGATGAAAAAGTGGTGGGCATCATCAGTGAGCGCGATTACGCGCGCAAACTGGTGCTCCATGGGCGCTCATCAGTGGGCACGCCTGTACGCGACATCATGGTCGCGAACGTGATCACGGTGGACACCCACCAGACCGTCGACACCTGCCTGAGCATCATGTCCGACAAACGCCTGCGCCACTTGCCGGTGGTCGAGAACGGCAAGTTGCTGGGCCTGCTGTCGATCGGCGACCTGGTCAAGGAAGCGATTGCCGAACAGGCCGAACTGATCAAACAGCTGGAGCAGTACATTCGCGGCGAGTAA
- a CDS encoding aldo/keto reductase gives MRTLELAGVQVPVIGQGTWRMGEDRSAHKREVAALRSGIELGMTLIDTAEMYAEGGAETVVGEAIAGLRDQVFLVSKVYPHNASRKGIPQACERSLRRLDTDYIDLYLLHWRGQYPLEETVEAFERLREDGKIGRWGVSNFDVGDLEELSNSACATNQVLYNLEERGIEFDLLPWCQQQRMPLMAYCPIGQGGAMLAEPVLKQIAARHGVTPAQVSLAWILRQDGVIAIPKAVRPEHVQLNAQAAQLQLDAGDLAALDQVFHAPQRKQRLAMV, from the coding sequence ATGCGTACCCTCGAATTGGCTGGCGTGCAGGTTCCGGTGATTGGCCAAGGCACCTGGCGCATGGGTGAAGACCGCTCGGCGCACAAGCGTGAAGTGGCGGCCCTGCGCAGTGGTATTGAGCTGGGCATGACCCTGATCGACACCGCCGAAATGTACGCCGAGGGCGGTGCCGAAACCGTGGTCGGTGAAGCCATCGCCGGCCTGCGCGATCAGGTGTTCCTGGTCAGCAAGGTCTACCCGCACAACGCCAGCCGTAAAGGCATCCCCCAGGCTTGCGAACGCAGTCTGCGCCGGCTCGACACCGATTACATCGATCTCTATCTGCTGCATTGGCGCGGCCAGTATCCGCTGGAAGAAACCGTCGAGGCCTTCGAGCGTTTGCGCGAGGACGGCAAGATCGGTCGCTGGGGCGTGTCGAACTTCGACGTCGGCGATCTTGAAGAACTGTCGAATTCGGCCTGCGCGACCAATCAGGTGCTGTACAACCTGGAAGAGCGCGGCATCGAATTCGACCTGCTGCCGTGGTGCCAACAGCAGCGCATGCCGCTGATGGCGTACTGCCCGATCGGCCAGGGCGGCGCGATGCTGGCCGAGCCGGTGCTGAAACAGATTGCCGCTCGTCACGGCGTGACCCCGGCACAGGTTTCGCTGGCGTGGATTCTGCGTCAGGATGGGGTGATTGCGATTCCCAAAGCCGTGCGCCCGGAACACGTGCAGCTCAATGCACAAGCGGCGCAGTTGCAACTCGATGCCGGGGATCTGGCGGCGCTGGACCAGGTGTTTCACGCGCCACAACGCAAGCAGCGGCTGGCCATGGTCTGA
- a CDS encoding anti-sigma factor: MTTESAQERDELAGEYVLGTLSAEERTKVQRRLPDDPELQTAVDAWERRLLELTDLAPSHQPSAQLWQRIERSVVQLAHRAPDTPEITWWNRLSLWRGLSAAGLAATLLLGSILLTQTTPKPSYLVVLVAPQDKAPGWVIQASSPREIQLIPLGVVEVPADKALEFWTKADGWQGPVSLGLVKPGQALSIPLDKLPPLQPNQLFELTLEGANGSPIGKPTGPIQAIGRAVKVL, encoded by the coding sequence ATGACCACCGAATCGGCGCAGGAACGCGATGAACTGGCCGGCGAATACGTGCTCGGCACGCTCTCGGCCGAAGAACGTACCAAGGTCCAACGTCGCTTGCCAGACGATCCCGAGCTGCAAACGGCGGTGGATGCCTGGGAGCGGCGCTTGCTGGAGTTGACCGACCTCGCCCCATCGCATCAGCCCTCGGCGCAACTGTGGCAACGCATCGAACGCAGTGTCGTGCAACTTGCGCACAGGGCGCCGGATACGCCTGAGATAACCTGGTGGAACCGACTGTCCCTGTGGCGCGGGTTGAGCGCTGCCGGGCTGGCGGCGACTTTGTTGCTGGGTTCGATCCTGTTGACGCAGACCACGCCGAAACCGAGTTATCTGGTGGTACTGGTCGCCCCGCAGGACAAGGCGCCGGGCTGGGTGATCCAGGCCAGCAGTCCACGGGAGATTCAGTTGATACCGCTGGGCGTGGTCGAGGTGCCGGCGGACAAGGCGCTGGAGTTCTGGACCAAGGCCGACGGCTGGCAAGGGCCGGTGTCGCTGGGGCTGGTGAAGCCGGGGCAAGCGCTGTCGATCCCGCTGGACAAGTTGCCGCCGCTGCAACCGAACCAGTTGTTCGAGCTGACGCTGGAAGGTGCGAATGGTTCGCCGATCGGCAAACCCACCGGGCCGATTCAGGCGATTGGCCGCGCGGTAAAAGTGCTCTGA
- a CDS encoding DUF1810 domain-containing protein yields MRSTDQDDPFNLQRFVLAQDPVFERVQRELDEGRKRSHWMWFVFPQFAGLGGSEMSRRFAIASAGEARAYLAHELLGARLRTSAQLVLNVQQRSIAEIFGHPDDLKFHSSMTLFAQFADEGSPWHQALERYFHGIQDEWTLQLLDSKEAQLPPDQG; encoded by the coding sequence ATGAGAAGCACTGATCAGGACGATCCATTCAACCTGCAACGCTTCGTGCTCGCCCAAGACCCGGTGTTTGAACGGGTGCAACGCGAACTCGACGAGGGCCGCAAGCGCAGCCACTGGATGTGGTTTGTGTTTCCGCAGTTCGCCGGGCTCGGGGGCAGCGAGATGTCCCGGCGCTTCGCTATCGCCTCGGCCGGAGAGGCCCGGGCCTATCTGGCCCATGAGCTGCTCGGCGCCCGGCTGCGCACGTCTGCGCAACTGGTGCTGAACGTGCAGCAGCGTTCGATTGCCGAGATTTTCGGCCACCCGGACGACCTGAAATTCCACTCATCGATGACCCTGTTCGCCCAATTTGCCGACGAAGGCAGCCCCTGGCATCAAGCGCTGGAGCGTTACTTCCACGGTATTCAGGACGAATGGACCCTGCAATTGCTGGACTCAAAAGAGGCCCAGTTGCCCCCCGATCAGGGTTGA
- a CDS encoding DUF3455 domain-containing protein produces the protein MNTRQLICLAGFLAALPAAYAQSTLPDSIKVPDGHKIALETTGVGEITYECRDKANVAGQTEWVFVGPKAVLNDRSGKQVGTYFGPPATWQAQDGSKVTGTQLAVAPSNPGNLPYQLVKANPAEGKGAMSGVSYIQRVALKGGVAPGSECTAANKGKQEVVKYQADYIFWAAN, from the coding sequence ATGAACACCAGACAATTGATTTGCCTTGCCGGTTTCCTCGCTGCCCTGCCGGCAGCCTACGCCCAGAGCACATTGCCCGACAGCATCAAGGTGCCGGACGGCCACAAGATCGCCCTGGAAACCACCGGGGTGGGCGAGATCACCTACGAGTGCCGGGACAAGGCTAATGTCGCCGGCCAGACCGAATGGGTGTTCGTCGGCCCGAAAGCGGTGCTCAATGATCGCAGCGGCAAGCAGGTCGGCACCTACTTCGGCCCGCCCGCCACCTGGCAGGCGCAGGACGGTTCAAAAGTCACTGGCACGCAACTGGCCGTCGCGCCATCGAACCCGGGCAACCTGCCCTATCAACTGGTCAAGGCCAACCCCGCCGAGGGCAAAGGCGCGATGAGCGGCGTGAGCTACATCCAGCGCGTCGCCCTCAAGGGCGGCGTGGCACCGGGCAGCGAATGCACGGCGGCGAACAAGGGTAAACAGGAAGTGGTGAAGTACCAGGCCGACTACATTTTCTGGGCGGCGAACTGA
- a CDS encoding DUF1615 domain-containing protein, producing the protein MHTPRLFVSLAALLVLAGCAGQRSQEPAPRSPAEVKAQIVRLLPAKTTDRQGWATDIYTAFAAQGISPTTQNLCSVLAVAEQESNFQVDPPVPGLGKIARDEIDRRAAKVHIPSLLVSGALQVRSPNGKTYSERLSAARTEKDLSGIFDDFIGMVPMGRTLFGGFNPVHTAGPMQVSIEFAEQHAKGYPYPVSGTIRHEVFTRRGGMYFGIAHLLGYPVSYREPLYRFADFNAGWYASRNAAFQNAVSRASGVPLALDGDLIRYDSIMPGTTELAVRRLGKSLGMRNPQIRDQLEKGNTLGFEETKLYQRVFELADKAEGKSLPRAVLPGIVLQSPKITRKLTTAWFAKRVDERYRRCMAKD; encoded by the coding sequence ATGCACACCCCTCGATTATTCGTCAGCCTCGCCGCGCTGCTGGTGCTGGCCGGTTGCGCCGGTCAGCGCAGTCAGGAACCGGCTCCGCGTTCGCCGGCCGAGGTCAAGGCGCAAATTGTGCGCCTGCTGCCGGCGAAAACCACTGACCGCCAGGGCTGGGCCACGGACATCTACACTGCGTTCGCCGCGCAGGGCATCAGCCCGACCACGCAGAATCTGTGTTCGGTGTTGGCCGTCGCCGAGCAGGAGTCCAACTTTCAGGTCGACCCGCCGGTACCGGGCCTGGGCAAGATCGCTCGCGACGAGATCGACCGCCGCGCCGCCAAGGTCCACATCCCGAGCCTGTTGGTCAGCGGCGCGTTGCAGGTGCGCTCGCCCAACGGCAAGACCTACAGCGAACGCCTGAGCGCGGCCCGCACCGAGAAAGATCTGAGCGGCATTTTTGATGATTTCATCGGCATGGTGCCGATGGGGCGCACTTTGTTTGGTGGCTTCAATCCGGTGCACACTGCGGGGCCGATGCAGGTCAGCATCGAATTCGCCGAACAGCATGCCAAGGGTTATCCGTACCCGGTGAGCGGCACGATTCGCCATGAAGTGTTCACCCGTCGTGGCGGCATGTATTTCGGCATCGCTCATTTGCTGGGGTATCCGGTGAGTTATCGCGAGCCGCTGTACCGCTTTGCCGATTTCAATGCCGGGTGGTACGCCAGTCGCAACGCGGCGTTCCAGAATGCAGTCAGTCGTGCCTCGGGCGTTCCGCTGGCGCTGGATGGCGACCTGATTCGCTACGACTCGATCATGCCGGGTACGACCGAACTGGCGGTGCGCAGGCTCGGCAAGTCACTGGGCATGCGCAATCCACAGATCCGCGATCAACTGGAGAAGGGCAATACGCTGGGATTCGAGGAGACCAAACTGTATCAACGGGTCTTCGAACTGGCGGACAAGGCTGAAGGTAAATCATTGCCCCGGGCGGTGCTGCCGGGGATCGTCCTGCAAAGCCCGAAGATCACCCGCAAACTGACCACCGCGTGGTTCGCCAAACGGGTCGATGAGCGCTATCGGCGCTGCATGGCCAAGGACTGA
- a CDS encoding DNA polymerase II translates to MDLQQGFVLTRHWRDTPAGTEVEFWLATDAGPRRVRLPHQPSVAFIPAAQREQAERVLAGEKNVELRPLALQDFEHRPVLGLYCQQHGQLMRLETALNRHSVDVYEADVRPPERYLMERFITAPVWFSGTPDADGVLLDAHLKPSPDYRPKLRLVSLDIETTEQGELYSIALEGCGERQVYMLGAPNGDDSIVDFDLEYCESRTLILKKLNDWFARHDPDAIIGWNLVQFDLRILHEHARRLGVPLKLGRGGEEMQWREHGSRTHYFAAAAGRLIIDGIESLRSATWSFPSFSLENVAQTLLGEGKSIDNPYQRMDEINRMFAEDKPALAKYNLKDCELVTRIFAKTELLTFLLERASVTGLPADRSGGSVAAFTHLYMPLMHRQGFVAPNLGTNPPQASPGGFVMDSQPGLYESVLVLDYKSLYPSIIRTFLIDPVGLIEGLQHPDDSDSVPGFRGARFSRIRHCLPSIVARVAEGRETAKREHNAPLSQALKIIMNAFYGVLGSSGCRFFDTRLASSITLRGHEIMLRTRQLIEAQGHAVIYGDTDSTFVWLRRPHGQEEAATIGRALVRHVNDWWREHVREQYGLESALELQFETHYKRFLMPTIRGAEEGSKKRYAGLVTRADGSEEMVYKGLETVRTDWSLLARQFQQELYERIFQRKPYQDYVREYVRKTLAGEFDERLVYRKRLRRTLDDYERNVPPHVRAARLADDYNAQHGRPRQYQNGGWISYVITLAGPEPLEVRHAAIDYDHYITRQLQPVADAILPFVDDDFSTLIGGQLGLF, encoded by the coding sequence GTGGATTTACAGCAGGGCTTCGTCCTGACCCGGCATTGGCGCGATACCCCGGCCGGCACCGAAGTCGAGTTCTGGCTGGCGACCGACGCCGGGCCGCGCCGTGTGCGTCTGCCGCATCAGCCGTCGGTGGCGTTCATCCCGGCGGCGCAGCGCGAGCAGGCCGAGCGTGTGCTGGCGGGCGAAAAGAACGTCGAACTGCGCCCGTTGGCCCTGCAGGATTTCGAACATCGCCCGGTGCTTGGGCTGTATTGCCAGCAACACGGCCAGTTGATGCGCCTGGAAACCGCGCTCAACCGTCACAGTGTCGATGTCTACGAAGCCGATGTGCGACCGCCCGAGCGTTACCTGATGGAGCGTTTCATCACCGCGCCGGTGTGGTTCAGCGGCACGCCCGATGCCGACGGTGTGCTGCTCGACGCCCACCTCAAGCCTTCGCCGGACTATCGTCCGAAACTGCGACTGGTCTCGCTGGACATCGAAACCACCGAGCAGGGCGAGTTGTATTCCATCGCGCTGGAGGGTTGCGGTGAGCGGCAGGTGTACATGCTTGGCGCGCCGAACGGAGATGACAGCATTGTCGATTTCGACCTTGAGTACTGCGAATCGCGCACCCTGATCCTGAAGAAACTCAACGACTGGTTCGCCCGCCACGACCCCGACGCGATCATTGGCTGGAACCTTGTGCAATTCGACCTGCGCATCCTCCACGAACACGCCCGACGCCTCGGCGTGCCGCTCAAACTCGGACGTGGCGGCGAGGAAATGCAGTGGCGCGAACACGGTAGCCGCACTCATTACTTCGCGGCAGCGGCGGGGCGGTTGATCATCGATGGCATCGAATCCCTGCGTTCGGCGACCTGGAGCTTCCCCTCGTTCAGCCTAGAGAACGTCGCCCAGACCCTGCTCGGCGAGGGCAAATCCATCGACAACCCGTACCAGCGCATGGACGAGATCAACCGCATGTTCGCCGAGGACAAACCGGCGCTGGCCAAGTACAACCTCAAGGACTGCGAACTGGTCACGCGGATCTTCGCCAAGACCGAACTGCTGACGTTTTTGCTGGAGCGCGCCAGCGTTACTGGTTTGCCGGCAGATCGCAGCGGTGGTTCGGTGGCGGCGTTCACCCATTTGTACATGCCGTTGATGCACCGTCAGGGTTTTGTGGCGCCGAACCTTGGCACCAATCCTCCACAGGCCAGCCCCGGCGGGTTTGTCATGGACTCGCAACCGGGGCTGTACGAATCGGTGCTGGTGCTCGACTACAAGAGCCTTTATCCGTCGATCATCCGCACGTTCCTGATTGACCCGGTGGGGTTGATCGAAGGCTTGCAGCATCCTGACGACAGCGATTCGGTGCCGGGTTTTCGCGGCGCTCGCTTCTCTCGCATCCGGCATTGCCTGCCGTCCATCGTCGCCCGGGTCGCTGAAGGCCGCGAGACCGCCAAGCGCGAACACAACGCGCCGCTGTCCCAGGCGTTGAAGATCATCATGAACGCCTTTTACGGCGTACTGGGTTCCAGCGGTTGCCGGTTTTTCGATACGCGGCTGGCCTCGTCGATCACTCTGCGCGGCCACGAAATCATGCTGCGCACCCGGCAGTTGATCGAGGCTCAGGGGCATGCGGTGATTTATGGCGATACCGATTCGACTTTCGTCTGGCTGCGTCGCCCCCACGGTCAGGAAGAGGCGGCGACCATCGGCCGCGCGCTGGTGCGACACGTCAACGACTGGTGGCGTGAGCATGTGCGTGAGCAATACGGGCTGGAAAGCGCCCTCGAATTGCAGTTCGAAACCCACTACAAACGCTTTTTGATGCCGACCATTCGTGGCGCGGAGGAGGGCAGCAAAAAGCGCTATGCCGGCCTGGTAACCCGCGCCGACGGCAGCGAAGAAATGGTCTACAAAGGCCTGGAAACCGTGCGCACCGACTGGTCGCTGCTGGCCCGGCAATTCCAGCAGGAACTGTACGAGCGGATCTTCCAGCGCAAGCCGTATCAGGATTACGTGCGTGAATACGTGCGCAAGACCCTGGCCGGTGAGTTCGACGAACGACTGGTCTACCGCAAGCGCTTGCGCCGCACCCTCGACGATTACGAACGCAACGTGCCGCCCCACGTGCGCGCCGCACGGCTGGCGGACGATTACAACGCGCAGCACGGTCGCCCGCGCCAATACCAGAACGGTGGCTGGATCAGCTACGTCATCACCCTGGCTGGCCCCGAGCCGCTGGAAGTGCGCCACGCGGCCATCGACTACGACCACTACATCACCCGCCAGCTGCAACCGGTGGCGGATGCGATCCTGCCGTTTGTCGACGACGATTTCTCAACCCTGATCGGGGGGCAACTGGGCCTCTTTTGA